From the Mustelus asterias chromosome 22, sMusAst1.hap1.1, whole genome shotgun sequence genome, one window contains:
- the LOC144510062 gene encoding transcriptional regulator protein Pur-beta-like: MAEGDSGSERGGGGGGGGGGGGGGGGGGGGGGGGGGLLAAPALQGQQETQELASKRVDIQNKRFYLDVKQNAKGRFIKIAEVGAGGNKSRLTLSMAVAAEFRDYLGDFIEHYAQLGPSESEAAGQASASSGGGGGGEEPRRALKSEFLVRENRKYYMDLKENQRGRFLRVRQTLNRGPGLGGSQGQTIALPAQGLIEFRDALAKLIDDYGAEDEPCGQAELPEGTSITVDSKRFFFDVGSNKYGVFMRVSEVKPSYRNSITVPYKAWAKFGGAFTKYAEEMKEIQDKHRDKLLFDRRPDESDAEDVDDD; this comes from the coding sequence ATGGCGGAGGGTGACAGCGGGAGTGAGCGCGGCGGAGGTGGAGGCGGCGGAGGAGGGggcggtggaggtggtggtggtggaggaggagggggaggcggcGGGGGCGGCCTGCTGGCGGCGCCGGCACTGCAGGGGCAGCAGGAGACCCAGGAGCTGGCCTCCAAGCGGGTGGACATCCAGAACAAACGCTTCTACCTGGACGTCAAGCAGAACGCCAAGGGCCGCTTCATCAAGATCGCTGAGGTGGGCGCGGGCGGCAACAAGAGCCGCCTGACCCTCAGCATGGCGGTGGCGGCCGAGTTCCGCGACTACCTGGGCGACTTCATCGAGCACTACGCGCAGCTGGGGCCCTCGGAGTCGGAGGCGGCGGGCCAGGCCTCGGCCTCGAGTGGCGGCGGAGGGGGCGGCGAGGAGCCGCGGCGGGCCCTCAAATCCGAGTTCCTGGTGCGGGAGAACCGCAAGTACTACATGGACCTGAAGGAGAACCAGCGCGGCCGCTTCCTGCGGGTCCGACAGACCCTGAATCGGGGCCCGGGGCTGGGCGGCAGCCAGGGCCAGACCATCGCGCTGCCCGCCCAGGGCCTGATCGAGTTCCGGGACGCGCTGGCCAAGCTGATCGACGACTACGGCGCCGAGGACGAGCCGTGCGGCCAGGCCGAGCTGCCCGAGGGCACCTCCATCACCGTGGACAGCAAGCGCTTCTTCTTCGACGTGGGCTCCAACAAGTACGGCGTCTTCATGCGGGTGAGCGAGGTCAAGCCCTCGTACCGCAACTCCATCACCGTGCCCTACAAGGCCTGGGCCAAGTTCGGCGGCGCCTTCACCAAGTACGCCGAGGAGATGAAGGAGATCCAGGACAAGCACCGCGACAAGCTGCTCTTCGACCGGCGGCCCGACGAGTCGGACGCCGAGGACGTGGACGACGACTGA